One region of Microbacterium sp. M28 genomic DNA includes:
- a CDS encoding type IV toxin-antitoxin system AbiEi family antitoxin domain-containing protein: protein MNGRTIARLGAIASERWGMLTAAQAAEADISRKVLSRLAASGAIERLAQGVYRMAGAPAAAQEVDAIRVHWLALGGATGALVVAGGKTAATLHRLGDWFPGESDFVTPVRRTTRLSDVRLRVRRLDEEDVVYVDGLPAMTVERTIADVVEAREDSSLVADALWQAVQRGTLLRPRRLAQLLEPLAHRNGETSGAALAERLMLAGGVEESWIDRLH, encoded by the coding sequence ATGAATGGTCGAACGATCGCAAGACTTGGCGCAATCGCGAGCGAGCGGTGGGGGATGCTTACGGCAGCACAGGCCGCTGAAGCAGACATCTCTCGCAAAGTCCTCTCCCGCCTCGCGGCATCTGGAGCGATTGAGCGTCTCGCTCAGGGCGTCTACCGTATGGCCGGTGCGCCCGCAGCTGCGCAAGAGGTGGACGCCATCCGTGTTCACTGGCTGGCCCTCGGCGGGGCGACTGGTGCACTTGTCGTCGCGGGGGGAAAGACAGCAGCGACTCTGCATCGGCTCGGTGACTGGTTCCCCGGAGAGAGCGACTTCGTCACGCCGGTCCGACGAACGACACGTCTCTCGGATGTGAGGCTTCGCGTACGGCGGCTGGATGAAGAAGACGTCGTTTACGTCGACGGGCTTCCGGCTATGACGGTCGAGCGCACGATCGCTGACGTTGTCGAAGCTCGTGAAGATTCGTCGCTCGTCGCGGATGCGCTTTGGCAGGCGGTGCAGCGGGGAACGCTCCTTCGACCGCGACGACTTGCGCAGCTCCTCGAACCACTGGCACACCGCAATGGTGAGACATCCGGTGCCGCACTTGCGGAACGCCTGATGCTCGCCGGGGGAGTGGAGGAATCCTGGATTGACCGGCTTCACTGA
- a CDS encoding M23 family metallopeptidase: MDEVTAGEVRVASASVDAAAPLSRRAARLRSTQPVATQSAAENENSTIDLSPMPAASGRMSRGQAADAAPSDVAVDEILADSVVVVTSQTGPVDLPESVEPAPDPVSAESPADPTPSTAESVTDEDLFTAASQTFRAQPSASFVATPAAETVSEPADAEAHVAPRRVRRLKGRRFVAAGATVGVMGLAGLLAVSMTLPAEAVAAAQGVQATSAMSLVAAGTDVPGAAASDEEIQAFVASSDVVDPNLQRNEVYSAASLVDLAAEEGIQYSDSLYTNDPEAAIQWPFVVGVAMSSGYGPRYGRLHAGIDLVPGSGAPIQSIADGTVRIATESGGAYGVTAYVDHIIDGEVVTSHYAHMQYGSLRVKTGDKVKVGDIIGLVGNTGRSYGAHLHFEIIINGSTVNPLPWMQENAGRYDGVSPVS, from the coding sequence CACAGCCCGTCGCGACGCAGTCGGCCGCCGAGAACGAGAACTCCACGATCGATCTCTCCCCGATGCCGGCCGCGAGCGGACGGATGTCGCGTGGCCAGGCCGCGGACGCCGCACCTTCGGACGTCGCCGTCGACGAGATCCTGGCGGACTCGGTCGTCGTCGTGACCTCGCAGACCGGCCCGGTCGATCTTCCGGAATCCGTCGAGCCCGCTCCGGATCCGGTCAGCGCCGAATCTCCGGCCGATCCGACTCCTTCGACCGCCGAGTCCGTGACGGACGAGGACCTCTTCACCGCGGCCTCGCAGACCTTCCGCGCCCAGCCCTCGGCATCCTTCGTCGCCACGCCCGCGGCCGAGACGGTCTCCGAGCCGGCAGACGCTGAAGCGCATGTCGCGCCCCGCCGCGTCCGCCGCCTGAAGGGGCGCAGGTTCGTCGCGGCCGGAGCGACGGTCGGCGTGATGGGACTCGCCGGATTGCTGGCGGTGTCGATGACGCTTCCGGCCGAGGCGGTCGCCGCGGCGCAGGGTGTTCAGGCGACGTCGGCGATGTCGCTGGTGGCGGCCGGGACCGATGTGCCGGGTGCTGCGGCATCCGACGAGGAGATCCAGGCGTTCGTCGCCTCCTCCGACGTCGTGGACCCGAACCTGCAGCGCAACGAGGTCTATTCGGCCGCGTCGCTGGTCGACCTCGCGGCGGAAGAGGGAATCCAGTACTCGGATTCGCTGTACACGAACGACCCCGAGGCGGCGATCCAGTGGCCGTTCGTGGTCGGTGTGGCGATGAGCTCGGGTTACGGCCCGCGTTACGGTCGTCTGCACGCAGGCATCGACCTGGTGCCGGGCAGCGGTGCGCCCATCCAATCGATCGCCGACGGCACCGTCCGCATCGCCACCGAGTCCGGCGGCGCGTACGGCGTGACCGCCTACGTCGATCACATCATCGACGGCGAAGTCGTGACGAGCCACTACGCGCACATGCAGTACGGCTCGCTGCGGGTGAAGACCGGCGACAAGGTGAAGGTGGGCGACATCATCGGACTGGTCGGCAACACGGGCCGTTCGTACGGCGCGCACCTGCATTTCGAGATCATCATCAACGGCTCGACGGTCAACCCGCTGCCGTGGATGCAGGAGAACGCCGGACGCTACGACGGGGTCAGCCCGGTTTCGTGA